One Proteinivorax tanatarense DNA segment encodes these proteins:
- the pyrB gene encoding aspartate carbamoyltransferase, protein MKLNCKHLCHSLDLSLEELDYLFNLAKEMKKNPAKYSNSLAGHILGTLFFEPSTRTRLSFESAMLRLGGQVLGFSDSDQSSAKKGEGLWDTVRVMDGYCDIMVIRHPKEGSSLLASEYSQVPVINGGDGGHQHPTQTLTDLFTIVTEKGSLENKNFAFVGDLKHGRTVHSTLLALARYKGNKFTLISPSELKIPAYLREQLTKMGAEFEESTDLKSAISDADVLYSTRIQKERFFNEEDYLKLKDNYIINNCVLSHGKEDMLVLHPLPRVNEISIEVDSDPRAGFFRQAKLGVYIRMALIHTLIKGGQTNA, encoded by the coding sequence ATGAAATTAAACTGTAAACATTTATGTCATTCTTTAGATTTATCTTTGGAGGAGTTAGACTATCTTTTTAATTTAGCAAAAGAAATGAAAAAAAATCCTGCTAAGTATAGCAACTCACTAGCAGGACATATTTTAGGAACGTTGTTTTTTGAACCCAGTACTCGAACCCGACTTAGCTTTGAATCTGCAATGCTTAGGTTGGGTGGTCAAGTGTTGGGTTTTTCTGATTCCGATCAAAGTTCTGCAAAAAAAGGGGAAGGCCTTTGGGACACCGTAAGAGTTATGGACGGGTATTGCGATATTATGGTTATCCGCCATCCAAAAGAGGGTTCCTCATTATTAGCGTCAGAGTACTCACAGGTGCCTGTTATAAACGGTGGTGACGGAGGACATCAACATCCCACTCAAACTCTTACCGACTTATTTACAATAGTTACTGAAAAAGGTAGTTTAGAAAACAAAAACTTTGCTTTTGTAGGAGACTTAAAGCATGGGCGAACTGTTCATTCTACACTGCTTGCTTTAGCTAGATATAAAGGAAACAAGTTTACACTTATCTCTCCTTCAGAGCTTAAAATTCCTGCTTACCTAAGAGAACAACTTACTAAAATGGGCGCAGAGTTTGAAGAAAGCACAGACTTAAAATCAGCAATTTCTGATGCCGATGTGCTATATTCGACGAGAATTCAAAAAGAACGCTTTTTCAATGAAGAAGACTATCTAAAACTAAAGGATAACTACATCATCAACAACTGTGTGTTATCACACGGCAAAGAAGATATGCTTGTCCTTCACCCCTTACCTAGAGTTAATGAGATTTCAATAGAAGTGGATAGCGACCCACGGGCTGGCTTTTTCCGCCAAGCAAAGCTGGGAGTCTATATTCGCATGGCATTAATTCATACACTAATTAAAGGGGGACAAACCAATGCTTAA
- a CDS encoding dihydroorotase, protein MILKNGQVFINGKLIKEDILVKENKIVKVSKQIEGELPIVDITGKIVLPGFIDIHTHLRTPGQEYKENIESGTKAAVAGGFTAVCAMPNTNPVLDNKKEIARFLERGKKEGVCKVFAFSSKTFQQQGRELVDFEAVSDMVIGFSDDGQPVVEKDMMEKALLKGSSLNKTIVSHCEVKEDGHINKGEVSEKLGIKGISNKSEWQMVKREIGLAKRHNTPVHIAHVSTKESVNLIAEAKRNGAPVTAEACPHHFLLTDKAVEEMGAIAKVNPPLRSEADRLAVLDAIKTGVIDAVATDHAPHSPEEKMEVEKSPFGIVGLETTAKLMLDLVNKGELTLAKVVELLSEKPHKILGLTGGEIKQGVPADLTIVDMDKEYIIEEKPRFSKGQKTPFAFKAGKGDVHMTIVDGNIAYKNNEKEG, encoded by the coding sequence ATGATTTTAAAAAATGGACAGGTTTTTATAAACGGGAAGCTTATTAAAGAAGATATTTTAGTAAAAGAGAACAAAATAGTAAAAGTTTCTAAACAGATAGAAGGAGAGTTACCAATTGTAGATATTACAGGAAAAATCGTGTTGCCGGGTTTTATAGATATCCATACTCATCTACGTACCCCCGGGCAAGAATATAAAGAAAATATAGAGTCGGGGACAAAGGCAGCAGTGGCAGGTGGGTTTACGGCGGTTTGTGCCATGCCAAACACCAACCCAGTATTAGATAACAAAAAAGAAATTGCTAGATTTCTTGAAAGGGGAAAAAAAGAGGGTGTATGTAAAGTGTTTGCTTTTTCTAGCAAAACTTTTCAGCAGCAAGGTAGAGAATTAGTAGATTTTGAGGCTGTATCTGATATGGTGATTGGATTTTCAGATGACGGTCAGCCGGTAGTAGAAAAAGATATGATGGAAAAAGCGCTATTAAAAGGTAGTAGTTTGAATAAGACTATTGTTTCTCACTGTGAAGTAAAAGAAGACGGACATATAAATAAAGGTGAAGTAAGCGAAAAATTAGGGATAAAAGGCATTTCCAACAAATCTGAGTGGCAGATGGTCAAAAGGGAGATAGGGCTTGCTAAAAGGCATAATACACCTGTGCATATAGCTCATGTTAGTACTAAAGAAAGTGTAAATCTTATAGCAGAAGCTAAAAGAAATGGAGCGCCTGTTACAGCGGAGGCTTGCCCCCATCACTTTTTATTAACCGACAAAGCTGTTGAAGAAATGGGGGCAATTGCAAAGGTTAACCCTCCTCTTAGAAGCGAAGCAGATAGGCTAGCTGTTTTAGATGCAATAAAAACTGGAGTAATAGATGCAGTAGCTACAGATCATGCACCTCATAGTCCTGAGGAGAAAATGGAGGTTGAAAAATCTCCATTTGGAATTGTAGGGTTAGAGACTACAGCAAAGCTTATGTTGGATTTAGTCAACAAAGGGGAGCTTACACTAGCTAAAGTTGTGGAGTTATTAAGCGAAAAACCCCATAAAATATTAGGGCTTACAGGCGGAGAAATTAAACAAGGTGTACCAGCTGACCTTACCATAGTTGATATGGATAAAGAGTATATCATAGAAGAAAAACCTAGATTTTCTAAGGGACAAAAGACACCCTTTGCCTTTAAAGCAGGAAAGGGTGATGTTCACATGACTATAGTCGATGGGAACATAGCTTATAAAAATAATGAGAAGGAGGGGTAA
- the pyrF gene encoding orotidine-5'-phosphate decarboxylase — translation MFAAKLSKAIKEKNNPCVVGLDPTMEMMPEFLQKKYNVSVQKENIPQMFLEFNKNIIDSVADLTPAIKVQVAFYERYGLAGIEAFYETLKYCKEKDVLTIADVKRGDIGSTALAYAEGLLQEPSIDSITVNPLFGTDGLTPFVDVAKKEGKGLFILLKTSNPSSAELQDLEVEGGQKVYHKISDIIATLDEDCKGEYSDMGVVVGATHPAQLAELRKKQKGFMLVPGYGAQGGSGKDIVDAFDDEGLGAVVNSSRGITSYYKKVKADEKDYAKFAKKSLENMIKDINSALAQKRGK, via the coding sequence ATGTTTGCAGCAAAGCTTTCTAAAGCAATAAAAGAAAAAAACAACCCATGTGTGGTGGGGTTAGATCCTACCATGGAAATGATGCCTGAGTTTTTACAAAAAAAGTATAATGTATCTGTGCAAAAGGAAAACATCCCTCAGATGTTTTTGGAGTTCAACAAAAATATAATAGACAGTGTGGCTGATTTAACGCCTGCCATAAAGGTTCAGGTGGCATTTTATGAGCGCTACGGGTTGGCAGGGATTGAAGCCTTTTATGAAACCTTAAAGTATTGTAAAGAAAAAGATGTTCTAACCATAGCTGATGTGAAAAGGGGGGATATAGGTAGCACAGCTTTAGCATACGCAGAAGGTCTTCTTCAGGAGCCTTCCATAGATAGCATCACAGTAAACCCCTTGTTTGGAACAGATGGGTTAACGCCTTTTGTAGATGTAGCTAAAAAAGAGGGAAAAGGTCTTTTCATTTTGCTAAAAACATCTAACCCTTCGTCCGCAGAACTACAGGATCTAGAGGTTGAAGGAGGTCAAAAGGTTTACCATAAAATTAGCGACATTATAGCTACTTTAGATGAAGATTGTAAGGGAGAATACTCTGATATGGGTGTAGTGGTGGGTGCTACTCATCCAGCCCAGCTAGCTGAGCTAAGAAAGAAACAAAAAGGTTTTATGCTAGTTCCAGGCTATGGCGCCCAAGGAGGTAGCGGTAAAGATATCGTAGATGCCTTTGATGATGAAGGGCTAGGGGCCGTTGTAAATTCATCAAGAGGTATTACTTCCTACTATAAAAAAGTTAAAGCAGATGAAAAAGATTATGCAAAGTTTGCTAAAAAGAGCTTAGAAAACATGATAAAAGATATAAACTCTGCTTTAGCTCAAAAAAGGGGCAAATAA
- a CDS encoding dihydroorotate dehydrogenase electron transfer subunit, with protein MLTGKVEKNQFLADDIFEMEIKYSNLSAKPGQFINVVCDGKLLPRPISVCQSKKESFVLVYKVVGEGTKWLSKRIKGSEIRFSPPLGRGFNLDIKNKKIAILGGGMGIAPILSVAQALDKADVFLGYNNDEFLHDKFPNKIYKSFASEGETVIDRFVNSKVGKSYDYVIACGPEGMLKALQQVCKEKNIPGQISIEQHMACGVGACLVCNCQTKHGYKLVCSDGPVFPIEEVVFND; from the coding sequence ATGCTTACAGGTAAGGTAGAAAAAAATCAATTTTTAGCTGATGATATATTTGAAATGGAAATTAAGTACTCAAATCTTTCTGCAAAGCCAGGACAGTTTATCAATGTAGTATGTGATGGCAAGTTGTTACCACGACCTATAAGCGTTTGCCAAAGTAAAAAAGAAAGTTTTGTGCTAGTTTATAAAGTGGTGGGTGAAGGAACTAAATGGCTTAGCAAAAGGATTAAAGGTAGTGAAATAAGGTTTTCGCCACCTTTAGGGAGAGGTTTTAATCTAGATATCAAAAACAAAAAGATTGCTATATTAGGAGGGGGAATGGGGATAGCTCCAATTCTTTCAGTAGCTCAAGCACTAGATAAAGCAGATGTTTTTTTAGGGTATAACAACGATGAATTTTTGCATGATAAATTCCCAAACAAGATATACAAAAGTTTCGCATCCGAAGGGGAGACAGTAATAGATAGGTTTGTAAATTCAAAGGTGGGCAAATCTTATGACTATGTAATAGCCTGTGGTCCTGAAGGAATGCTTAAAGCGCTGCAACAGGTTTGCAAAGAGAAAAATATACCCGGTCAAATCTCTATTGAGCAGCATATGGCTTGTGGAGTTGGGGCTTGCCTTGTTTGCAACTGTCAAACTAAACATGGATATAAGCTAGTGTGTAGCGATGGTCCGGTTTTTCCTATAGAGGAGGTTGTTTTTAATGACTAA
- a CDS encoding dihydroorotate dehydrogenase translates to MTNLATNFAGLKLKNPVTVGSGTYGFGSEYKRFYNPNILGAITSKGMTLNEKEGNPPGRSIETPSGMLNCVGLQNPGVEFFAKEHLPKLKEDGCTVFANVAGKDVDEYVEIVRFLDSTEVDAVEVNLSCPNVAEGGIAFGTDPKVVEEVTRKTVAVTSKPIIIKLTPNVADIVSIAQAAQNGGAHGISLINTLLGMSIDTKKRRPVLSNTFGGLSGPAIKPVALRMVYQVYPHIDIPIIGMGGIVNSQDALEFIMAGAQMVAVGTGNFVNPLACQEIIEGLEMYLEENDIEDINQLVGIAHK, encoded by the coding sequence ATGACTAATTTAGCTACAAACTTTGCGGGACTTAAATTGAAAAATCCAGTAACTGTAGGATCAGGGACTTATGGGTTTGGCTCAGAGTATAAAAGGTTTTATAACCCTAATATTTTAGGGGCTATCACTTCAAAGGGTATGACGCTAAATGAGAAGGAGGGCAATCCTCCTGGACGCAGCATAGAAACCCCTAGCGGCATGCTAAACTGTGTAGGTCTGCAAAATCCTGGGGTGGAGTTTTTTGCTAAAGAGCACCTGCCTAAGTTGAAAGAAGATGGATGTACAGTTTTTGCCAATGTGGCTGGCAAAGATGTTGATGAGTATGTGGAGATTGTAAGATTTTTAGACAGTACTGAAGTTGATGCCGTAGAGGTAAATCTAAGCTGTCCTAATGTCGCAGAAGGGGGTATTGCCTTTGGAACAGATCCTAAGGTTGTAGAAGAGGTTACACGCAAAACAGTGGCAGTAACTTCAAAACCGATTATCATCAAGTTAACCCCTAATGTTGCAGATATAGTATCCATTGCACAAGCTGCCCAAAATGGAGGAGCCCACGGGATTTCTTTAATCAATACTTTGTTAGGTATGTCTATAGATACAAAGAAGAGAAGGCCGGTGCTAAGTAACACCTTTGGAGGACTTTCAGGTCCTGCAATAAAGCCTGTAGCTTTAAGAATGGTTTATCAGGTTTATCCTCATATCGATATACCTATTATAGGTATGGGAGGAATAGTTAACTCGCAGGACGCATTGGAATTTATCATGGCGGGGGCCCAAATGGTTGCTGTAGGGACTGGAAATTTTGTCAATCCATTGGCTTGTCAAGAAATCATTGAAGGGTTAGAGATGTACCTAGAGGAAAATGATATTGAAGATATAAACCAACTGGTAGGAATCGCCCATAAATAA
- the pyrE gene encoding orotate phosphoribosyltransferase: MDKKILEAFEKSNALQTGHFVLTSGRHSDKYMQCAQVFQYPKYSNLLSEALVDKIKHLEIDVVVGPAMGGLIFGFNVAQKLGVKSIFAERVEKKMTFKRGFTIKPGEKVLIVEDVITTGGSVKEVMEVVEGLGGEVVAVGCAVDRTAGKDVGYEFYSLYEMDIKSYEPHNCPMCKEKMPTTKPGSTGKK; the protein is encoded by the coding sequence ATGGATAAAAAGATATTAGAGGCTTTTGAAAAAAGTAACGCTCTACAAACTGGACACTTTGTGCTAACGTCTGGAAGGCACAGCGATAAATACATGCAATGTGCTCAGGTTTTTCAATATCCTAAGTACAGCAACTTGCTATCGGAAGCTTTGGTAGATAAAATTAAACACCTTGAAATAGATGTGGTAGTAGGGCCAGCTATGGGAGGTCTTATCTTTGGTTTTAACGTAGCACAAAAGCTTGGAGTAAAAAGCATATTTGCCGAAAGAGTGGAAAAAAAGATGACTTTTAAAAGAGGGTTTACCATAAAACCCGGTGAAAAGGTGCTAATTGTAGAAGATGTTATTACAACCGGTGGTTCTGTAAAAGAAGTTATGGAGGTTGTAGAAGGCCTAGGTGGAGAGGTAGTCGCAGTAGGTTGTGCCGTTGATAGAACAGCAGGCAAGGATGTGGGGTACGAATTTTACAGCTTATATGAAATGGATATAAAAAGTTACGAACCTCATAACTGCCCGATGTGCAAGGAAAAAATGCCAACTACAAAGCCTGGGAGTACCGGGAAGAAATAA
- a CDS encoding MFS transporter: MENNVVLNQKDKLASKVPFFYGWIIVVVGIFGVFFSGPGQTYSVSVFIESYIEEFSWSRSYVSSLYSIGTLCAGLLISFVGKLLDVKGHRRVMPVIISLFAIACFWMVFVSAPWMLLLGFFSVRLLGQGSMTLMSSTLIPQWFYKHRGKALSLMAIGAVSSSFILPPLNTWIIQNIGWQVGWLVWGTLLLVIMLPIAIIFVKNRPEDIGEAPDGHNQNLDLTKADVKLANNETSWTLKEAMKTRAFWLLLFCVTVPAALNTGLTFHLASIMDYLGFSGDNAPMLAASVLSIYAVSQFVNNFIAGVVGDKYKDNLIMAFTFVGFFLIVAMFLTVKYFNLTSTIMVVILGVIWGGVNGYFAITNNMIWPNYFGRKHLGSIKGFTMTGMVIGSAAGPLPFGFAYDIFGGYTEILIITAVFPALAIIASAISPKPVSKKG; this comes from the coding sequence ATGGAAAACAATGTAGTATTAAATCAAAAAGATAAATTGGCAAGCAAAGTGCCTTTTTTTTATGGGTGGATTATTGTTGTTGTAGGTATTTTCGGGGTGTTTTTTTCCGGTCCTGGACAGACATACTCCGTTTCTGTTTTTATAGAGTCATATATTGAAGAGTTTAGTTGGTCTAGATCTTATGTATCCAGCTTATATTCAATAGGAACACTCTGTGCTGGGCTTTTGATTTCTTTTGTTGGCAAGCTTTTAGATGTTAAGGGGCATAGGAGGGTAATGCCTGTTATTATTTCGCTTTTTGCCATAGCATGCTTTTGGATGGTATTTGTATCTGCTCCATGGATGCTGCTTTTAGGGTTTTTCTCTGTAAGGCTTTTAGGGCAGGGGTCGATGACTCTTATGTCATCGACTTTGATACCACAATGGTTTTACAAGCATAGAGGGAAAGCGCTCAGCCTTATGGCTATTGGAGCAGTTTCAAGTTCATTTATCTTACCTCCTTTAAACACCTGGATAATTCAAAATATTGGATGGCAGGTAGGCTGGTTGGTCTGGGGGACTCTTTTATTAGTTATTATGCTTCCTATCGCTATAATTTTTGTAAAGAACAGGCCGGAGGATATTGGTGAAGCACCAGATGGTCATAATCAAAATCTAGATTTAACTAAAGCCGATGTAAAACTGGCTAACAACGAAACTTCATGGACGCTAAAAGAAGCTATGAAGACTAGGGCATTTTGGCTGCTGTTGTTTTGTGTAACAGTTCCTGCTGCTCTTAATACAGGACTGACTTTCCACTTGGCTTCGATTATGGATTATTTAGGATTTTCTGGCGATAACGCCCCTATGCTTGCAGCATCGGTGCTAAGTATCTATGCTGTTTCTCAGTTTGTAAATAATTTTATAGCCGGTGTTGTTGGTGATAAATATAAAGATAACCTCATAATGGCTTTTACCTTTGTTGGTTTCTTCTTAATTGTGGCGATGTTTTTGACAGTTAAATACTTTAATTTGACATCAACAATAATGGTTGTTATTTTAGGAGTTATATGGGGAGGAGTAAATGGCTATTTTGCCATTACTAACAATATGATTTGGCCTAATTATTTTGGCAGAAAACACTTAGGAAGTATCAAAGGTTTTACGATGACTGGCATGGTAATAGGGTCGGCGGCAGGTCCGCTACCATTTGGGTTTGCTTATGATATTTTTGGAGGATACACAGAGATTTTAATTATAACAGCAGTATTTCCAGCCCTAGCAATTATAGCTTCAGCCATATCACCAAAACCTGTATCTAAAAAGGGATAG
- the cooS gene encoding anaerobic carbon-monoxide dehydrogenase catalytic subunit, whose protein sequence is MFEKFKKTIKPGKVSDKADDSLLAGTNDPKDHSDLHTKVKVDYQNLEKSPEGEKLYQWQREHIKTSDQSKDGYPLNVIIDPAMREMYQVVHKSNMTNVFDRFSEQQPQCKFCIEGLSCQLCANGPCRISKKAPRGVCGVDAHTMVARNFTYRHVTIGTSANIFHAHQAARTLKAAATSPESGLKIRDEGKLKRYAEMLGIDTDNDINKVAVELATLVMDDIHSPYHIESKLVNAFAPTKRKELWRKLGIFPGGGYSEVAYAQTMCMTNFTSEPVTFLLNGVRMGIANEYQGLFALDILQEILIGTQKITERKQNMGLLKEEKINIITNGHMPLLAHVAIEMASTEKWQQKAKEAGAEGIQVLGHVCEGQQLLNYEGSQQMSAYVGQEGEWLSEEYLLATGVVDLFMFDYNCTVPTLPIYAKRFGTKLVSTHPVIKLQGTETIDFVPEKMEEQAEKVLDMALEAYKKRKEENREVYIPQHTSDCTVGFSTESVKEALGGSLKPLIEQIANGNIRGIATIVGCTTAQYGQGGSNIFKITKGLIENNILVLSGGCTSAVMEYTNLTNPEAAEEAGDGLKAVCKQLGIPPVLSYGACVDIGKMTHTAMEIADELDVDTNKLPLVIGAPEYLEQKAVADACTAVALGWLVHVAPVPSVTGSEVVVETLTKTTETLGLGKLMVELDAEKAIQTYVDHIEGKRKELGLE, encoded by the coding sequence ATGTTTGAAAAATTTAAAAAAACGATAAAACCAGGCAAGGTATCTGACAAAGCTGATGATTCTCTTTTAGCTGGTACAAACGATCCAAAAGATCACAGTGATTTGCATACAAAAGTTAAAGTTGATTATCAAAATTTAGAAAAATCCCCGGAAGGTGAAAAATTATATCAATGGCAGCGTGAACATATTAAAACATCTGATCAATCCAAGGATGGCTACCCACTGAATGTCATTATAGATCCTGCCATGAGAGAAATGTATCAAGTAGTTCACAAATCTAATATGACAAATGTGTTCGATCGCTTCTCTGAGCAACAACCTCAATGTAAGTTCTGTATCGAAGGTTTGTCCTGCCAGCTATGTGCCAATGGTCCGTGTAGAATTTCTAAAAAGGCCCCTAGAGGTGTATGTGGAGTAGATGCTCACACCATGGTAGCTCGTAACTTTACCTATAGACATGTGACTATAGGAACTTCTGCCAATATTTTTCATGCTCACCAAGCGGCTCGAACACTTAAAGCTGCTGCTACCAGTCCAGAAAGTGGATTGAAAATTAGAGATGAGGGTAAGCTTAAGCGATACGCTGAAATGCTAGGTATTGATACAGACAACGACATAAACAAGGTTGCAGTGGAGTTAGCCACCTTAGTAATGGATGATATCCACAGTCCTTACCATATAGAGTCAAAGCTTGTTAACGCCTTTGCCCCAACAAAAAGGAAGGAATTATGGAGAAAACTGGGTATCTTCCCTGGTGGCGGTTATAGCGAAGTTGCCTATGCCCAAACTATGTGCATGACAAACTTTACATCTGAACCTGTAACATTTTTACTTAATGGGGTACGTATGGGTATAGCCAATGAATACCAAGGTCTCTTTGCCTTAGATATTTTACAAGAAATTTTAATAGGAACTCAAAAAATAACTGAACGCAAACAAAATATGGGGCTTTTAAAAGAAGAAAAGATAAATATTATAACAAATGGTCACATGCCCCTTCTCGCCCACGTTGCTATAGAAATGGCATCTACTGAAAAGTGGCAACAAAAAGCAAAAGAAGCAGGAGCTGAAGGTATACAGGTTCTCGGACACGTCTGTGAAGGTCAACAGTTGTTAAACTATGAGGGTTCGCAACAAATGAGTGCTTATGTAGGCCAAGAAGGAGAATGGCTATCAGAAGAGTATCTATTAGCCACAGGAGTTGTAGATTTATTTATGTTTGACTATAACTGTACTGTTCCTACTCTTCCTATATATGCTAAACGTTTTGGCACAAAACTTGTCAGCACCCATCCAGTAATTAAACTTCAGGGAACAGAAACTATTGATTTTGTTCCAGAAAAAATGGAAGAGCAAGCTGAAAAGGTGCTGGATATGGCACTAGAGGCTTATAAAAAACGTAAAGAGGAAAATAGAGAAGTATATATTCCACAGCACACCTCTGACTGTACCGTTGGGTTTAGCACTGAATCGGTAAAAGAAGCTTTAGGAGGCTCACTTAAACCACTAATTGAACAGATAGCCAACGGAAATATTCGTGGGATTGCTACAATAGTTGGTTGTACCACCGCACAATATGGTCAAGGTGGTAGCAACATATTTAAGATTACTAAAGGGTTAATTGAAAATAATATACTAGTGCTTTCAGGCGGTTGTACATCTGCAGTTATGGAGTACACAAACTTAACTAACCCAGAAGCTGCTGAGGAAGCTGGCGACGGACTTAAAGCAGTTTGTAAGCAGCTAGGGATACCACCTGTACTATCGTATGGCGCTTGTGTTGATATAGGCAAAATGACCCATACCGCCATGGAAATTGCTGATGAACTAGATGTTGATACCAACAAACTTCCGTTAGTAATTGGAGCTCCCGAATACCTTGAGCAAAAAGCAGTAGCAGACGCTTGTACAGCTGTTGCTTTAGGTTGGCTAGTTCATGTAGCTCCTGTGCCTTCTGTTACTGGAAGTGAGGTTGTAGTAGAAACACTGACTAAAACTACTGAAACCTTAGGTCTTGGAAAGCTTATGGTAGAATTAGATGCTGAAAAAGCAATTCAAACCTATGTTGACCACATCGAAGGCAAGAGAAAGGAACTGGGGTTAGAATAG
- a CDS encoding DUF2085 domain-containing protein, which translates to MEDIMSIIADFFCHRASSRSLFWTSNQFWLCSRCTGMYSGIFFSYLLFSIYFYNQRPTPTLSQKFVFIFFFLSMIFDGVLSYLNITESSNLLRTLTGAMFGTTIPVFFYNAYNFNLQSKKISLVIFCIYLLLTLSLIIILYKTIIPYSMATITTFTGIAFIYLMGCKLIYKGILLNK; encoded by the coding sequence ATGGAAGATATCATGTCAATAATAGCTGATTTTTTTTGTCACAGGGCTAGTTCCAGAAGCCTTTTTTGGACTTCTAACCAATTTTGGCTCTGTTCACGCTGCACTGGTATGTATTCAGGGATATTTTTCTCATATCTTTTATTTTCTATTTATTTCTACAATCAAAGACCTACTCCAACTTTATCACAAAAATTTGTTTTTATATTCTTTTTTCTGTCAATGATTTTTGATGGTGTTCTATCATATTTAAATATCACTGAATCAAGCAATTTATTAAGAACACTTACAGGAGCTATGTTTGGAACAACTATTCCCGTGTTTTTTTATAATGCATACAATTTTAACTTGCAGTCTAAAAAAATATCTCTAGTTATATTTTGTATCTACCTTTTGTTGACACTTTCTTTAATTATAATTTTATATAAAACTATAATTCCATATAGTATGGCTACAATTACGACATTTACGGGAATTGCTTTTATTTATCTTATGGGATGTAAATTGATTTATAAGGGAATTCTACTTAATAAATAA
- a CDS encoding lysylphosphatidylglycerol synthase transmembrane domain-containing protein produces MKKIAKIFGWLVIVILFAYGITNLEREAFSQAFNMPWHTVLCLIILQGISFSLVTLQYKWLISNCSYKISYFNMFSINLAGKFMESITPSIKAGGESVKILLLKKELKIEYPQIFAISVAQKTCSIIIYLLLVAGAFIYVDFTFELSLNGPIIFFVILLTALVVFKFLLNKYYAIVVSKIFLVISHLKKFDVKLIVAVLVSNLVVWGLYPLKFLLIANFFGFSLDIWQIMMVVYLADGIAMLPTTPGSVGTFEGGMGVMLSAQGVDFGAAFASAVIFRFFTFWALMLFSAGFISVTKLFGYNKNISL; encoded by the coding sequence ATGAAAAAAATTGCTAAAATTTTCGGATGGTTAGTTATTGTTATACTATTTGCTTATGGAATAACTAATTTAGAGAGGGAGGCATTTAGTCAAGCTTTTAATATGCCTTGGCATACAGTACTTTGTCTAATTATTTTGCAAGGAATTTCTTTTTCACTTGTTACACTACAATATAAATGGCTTATATCAAACTGTAGTTATAAGATTTCTTATTTTAATATGTTTAGTATAAATTTAGCAGGAAAATTTATGGAGTCTATAACCCCTTCGATTAAAGCAGGGGGAGAAAGTGTAAAAATCTTGCTCTTAAAGAAAGAGTTAAAAATTGAATATCCCCAAATCTTTGCGATCTCGGTAGCTCAAAAGACTTGTAGTATTATTATATACTTGTTATTAGTTGCCGGCGCTTTTATTTATGTTGATTTTACCTTTGAGTTATCTTTAAATGGTCCTATCATTTTTTTTGTCATATTATTAACCGCATTAGTGGTATTTAAGTTTTTATTAAACAAATATTATGCAATTGTTGTAAGTAAAATTTTTCTAGTTATAAGTCATTTAAAAAAATTTGATGTAAAGTTGATAGTTGCTGTATTGGTAAGCAATTTAGTTGTTTGGGGATTGTACCCTTTGAAATTTTTGCTGATAGCTAATTTTTTTGGGTTTTCTTTAGATATTTGGCAGATTATGATGGTAGTCTATCTTGCAGATGGAATAGCTATGCTGCCAACTACTCCAGGAAGTGTAGGAACTTTTGAAGGAGGAATGGGGGTTATGCTTTCTGCTCAAGGAGTTGATTTTGGTGCTGCCTTTGCCTCAGCTGTAATATTTAGGTTTTTCACTTTTTGGGCTCTAATGTTATTTTCTGCAGGTTTTATATCGGTAACAAAATTGTTTGGTTACAATAAAAATATATCACTTTAG